GCAGGAGGCGCAGGTCGTGGCGGGACGGAGGCCGGCGGTGTGGCCGCAACCGGCGGCTGCGCGGGCGCTGCTCCCGCCGCGGGCGGAGCGGGAGGAGGCCCGGCCGGTGCCTGAGGGGCGCCGGCACTCTCGGACCGGCCGACCACCACAATCGGTTCTCCCGCCTTGTACACGGGAGCGGAGCGCAGCTGATTGCGCTGGAGCTGGACCGTCAGCTTGTCCATCGTCCCGCCGGGCGGAAAATGCATGACGCGCCAGTCGACGGCGATCTTGCGGCTGCCGACACCGAGGAAGCCGCCGAAATCCACGATCACCGCTCGCAGCATGCCGGAGCGGTCGGTGATGACGTCCACGATGCGCCCCATATCCTCGCCGCTCGGGCTGAGCACGGGCTTGCCAAGCAGCGTATCGGCGGAATTGCCGTCGATGACGAGCG
The Azorhizobium caulinodans ORS 571 genome window above contains:
- a CDS encoding PRC-barrel domain-containing protein; its protein translation is MRRSRAARLKIMLVAAGMMPLAALAQPAVPAPPASPTAPTPQAPAAPGGAPSAQQTLPPVASPAPAPAPSAAVPPPGERPTETPALVIDGNSADTLLGKPVLSPSGEDMGRIVDVITDRSGMLRAVIVDFGGFLGVGSRKIAVDWRVMHFPPGGTMDKLTVQLQRNQLRSAPVYKAGEPIVVVGRSESAGAPQAPAGPPPAPPAAGAAPAQPPVAATPPASVPPRPAPPAAEAAPPPAGEVQPKP